AAATCGGACCTACCGATTTTGGGCGGGCTTTTTGGTAATCGGACTGGCCGATTTTTTTGTTCTTAAAAATTCGAATGGGCATACATCCGTTCGGATGGTCCGATTTGGGtgtggtatatatatatatatatatatatatatgcatccACAGAATCTAAACAGctcatttcattcttctttgtTGCTACAACTCTCTACATCTCTTCTTTGCAGAGCTTTTCTTCTCTATTTGTAGATCTCTTCTTCTCTATTATCATGAATGATAGAGTAAGGTTAAAAGTATATTATGATGGCTATATTTTATTACAAACATCAGAAGGAGTGAAATTTGTGTGTGATAATCCGttagatattattattccaTTCACACTGTCATTTGAAGAATTAAAAGGGATCATATGTGAGAAGATAGATTTTGAAATATCTAGGAGAGTGTTATGTATTCTGTACAGATATCCTATATGACCGACGAGGCGAGCATGCAAGAAATGTTTTCAGTGTATCTTGAAAGTCGGTCGTGAATGAcgtttattgaattggaagattACAACAGTGATAGTGAAGAAGAGTTCGAAAGCAACTACGAGGTCGTTGATCCGGGTGGAAACGAAGATCAAGCTGACGAGGCTATGGTGGCAGATGTAGCGGACGTGGCAAATGCACTAGCAAATCAGCAGCCGTTTGTGGAGTTGAGTTTCATGCGGTCGTTGGATTTGGATGCCATGCATGCACCGGAGTATCCTCAATATGTAAATGCAGGTGCGCCGTTAATTTAAATTAAGATTTGTGATAGTATGATTTGTGCATGGGTTATGTGTTTAGGACAAATACTTAAGACAAGGGTAAATAGGCAAAATATAGCATGTAATTAGTAATTGTTTAACGTTTAATATAGTCAAATTGGTGATTGAATCAAGCTGGCTCGGCCGGTACTACCGGGGCAGACACTTGGACAGGGCCGGTTGGTTCGACCGGACCGGCCTGTTCGCCCGGTTCAATCGGACCAGTTTGGTCGACCAAAATGACCGATTTGACTGGACCGGCCATCTAGACCGGATCGGCCGGTCCAAATAAGCAGGGCATTAGGACGGGAGTTGACGGTTcgaccggaccggccggttcaaccGGACCAGCTTGGTCGACCAGAATGACCGATTTGACTGGACTGGCCATCTAGACCGGATCGACCGGTCCAAATAAGCAGGATATTAGGACGGGAGTTAACGGTTCGATCGGACCGGCCGATCCGACCGGACCGACCGGTTCGACCGGACCGGCCGATTCGACCCGACCGGTCGATTCGATAACCGGTTCGGTTTTGAGAAGTACGTTTTCCATTGTTCTGTGCTTATAAGTTTCTTACATTATTAGTTCTGACAACTCTAAAATTTGTGATGTTATTGCAGCAGAGCTTATGCCGGATGGTGAATTTACTGTGGGGATGGAATTCAGTTCTAGGGAGGCAGTGATTAAGGCGATGAAAGATTATACAATCCGCAGAGGTGTGGATTATCGGGTGCATGAGTCAGAACCGACGACATTCTATGCTAAATGCACCCAGTATGGTGCAGGATGTGATTGGCTGATCAGGGTGAGCAAAATGTCCAGAAAGTTCTGTTGGGAGATAAGGAGGTACAACGGTAGTCACACCTGTACTAGGGCCACCATTTCTCAAGATCATTCGAAGCTAGATTCCAACACAGTTGCAGAAGCAATAAAGCCGTTGGTAGAAGTTGACCCGTCTATTAGGGTGAAATCAGTGATTGCGGAAGTACAGTCAAAGTTTAACTACACCATTAGTTATCGCAAAGTATGGTTGGCTAAACAGAAGGCAGTGGAGTCAATTTTCGGAGGGTGGGAAGCTTCGTACGAAGCCTTGCCGATATGGTTTGAGGCCATGTGTCACAAGGAGCAACACGCAGTTGTTCATTTTGAAACAATGCCTGCGTACCAGGGAGATGACTTGGTTCCTAATATTCGTGTGCTAAACCGAGTCTTCTGGAGTTATTACCCTTGTATTAGAGCCTTCAGACATTGCAAGCCAATAGTGCAGGTAGACGGAACTCATTTGTATGGAAAGTACAAGGGTTGTTTGTTGGTTGCAGTCTCACAGGATGGCAACAACAACATCGTGCCGATTGCATTTGTCATAGTTGAGGGAGAGACATCTGAGTCTTGGCACTTTTTTCTCAGTAACTTGCGACAGCATGTTGTGACACGTGACGGTGTGGGCCTTATCTCCGATCGACACGACTCCATTAGGTCTGCTATTGCTCGTAGTCACGGAGCGTGGTCTCCTCCCAGAGCATTCCACATGTTTTGCATCAGACACATAGAGTCCAACTTTCTGAGGAAATTCAAGGCTCCGTATCTGCAGAAGCTTATCGTCAACATCGGTATGATATTTACGATTACATTTACTCCTGGACTCAGTTATTATGATGAACGTTTCTTATGGTGGGCCCTTTTTTATGTGACAGGATACTCGCGAACAGTTCGTGAGTACGAGACGCGTTACCAGCGATTACGTGAGCGGGGTGAGGCTTATACCAACTGGTTGGATTGAATTCCGCGTGAGCAGTATGCCTTGGCATTTGATGGGGGATATCGATGGGGTCATATGACAACCAATCTAGTGGAATGCATCAACTCGGTATTGAAAGGGGCTCGCAATCTTCCAGTCACTGCACTTGTTAAGGCAACATTTTACAGGCTTAATGAATTATTCACCCGAAAAAGAGCCGAGGCTGAGGCTCGAATTAATGCAGGACATGTGTTCTCTGAGCTTGTAACCTCCAAACTACATGCAAATCAGCGGGCAGCAGGTAACATCCAAGTTAGTTGCTTTGACCGACAGAATGAGGTATTCGAAGTGCGTGAGTGTCCTAGTGGTGTGGAGTATACAGTGGACCTCCGTCAACAACGGTGTGACTGTGGTGAGTTCCAAGTTGACCGGCTTCCGTGTCGACATGTGTTTGCTTGTTGTGCAAACCAACGTCTTGATTGGCAATTGTATGTACATGATGTCTACAAGATGGACCAGATTCGATGAGTGTACAGGGCTAGGTTTAGGCCACTCGGGAATCCGACAACATGGCCTGTTTATCATGGACCTCAATTCGTAGGTAATCCATTCCTAAGACGGGTATCCAAAGGTCGGCCAAGGATGACCCGGttcttgaatgagatggacacTCGGATGTTGCGTGGTCCTAGGCGATATAAGCAATGCGGGACCGAGGGCCACAGCCGTAGTAGATGTCATCAACGTGGTGGGCCAAGTAATCCGGGTGCTACAATGCAATAGAGTTCCGGCCTTAGCGGTTACTCGATTTAGTGTATGACTTTGagtattttatatattgtatgACTTTCGTATGTGACGTTATTGTATGACGTGATTAACAATTCCCAATCAAGACATAATTCCTTCTTTTTAAATATATCATCTTTAAATGTATCATGTTTAAAGCCAAATCTTTTTAGATATTTACTTCAATAGAGActttcaattttattaaaatttcggcagcatctcctctaaaactcggactttgccaccctaTTCGGGTCCCATCCAAGTATTTCTCAAACCTGTTCTCAACTATTTCCAAACTCAAACATTCAACAAAATTGAACCAGTTCTATGAATAATCCCAACACATTCTACATAATTAAGTCCGACATGCTACATAAATAAGTATAAGACATGGTACATAAATAAGTCCAACACATGCTATATAAATAAGTCCACGAAAATAAGTCCAACACATACTACATAAATAAGACATGGTACATAAATAAGTTCAACATCATTTTCTCATCGCCTATTTTACATCTTTGACTAATTTCTTGCATTTCTTTGCAGCCTTCTTAAAAGCGGATGGGGTATACCGACTAGCGCTCCACCGAGGGGGGTCAGCTCTAAGGTTGTATCCTTTTCCCTTTTCGGTAGTGGTTGTACCTATAAAAACATTTGATAACCAAATAGTCAAATAAAGTAATCAACTCAAATAATTGATAACCAACTAATTCAACAAACAACTAACTCAACAATGAA
Above is a genomic segment from Arachis stenosperma cultivar V10309 chromosome 1, arast.V10309.gnm1.PFL2, whole genome shotgun sequence containing:
- the LOC130974814 gene encoding uncharacterized protein LOC130974814, which codes for MTFIELEDYNSDSEEEFESNYEVVDPGGNEDQADEAMVADVADVANALANQQPFVELSFMRSLDLDAMHAPEYPQYVNAAELMPDGEFTVGMEFSSREAVIKAMKDYTIRRGVDYRVHESEPTTFYAKCTQYGAGCDWLIRVSKMSRKFCWEIRRYNGSHTCTRATISQDHSKLDSNTVAEAIKPLVEVDPSIRVKSVIAEVQSKFNYTISYRKVWLAKQKAVESIFGGWEASYEALPIWFEAMCHKEQHAVVHFETMPAYQGDDLVPNIRVLNRVFWSYYPCIRAFRHCKPIVQVDGTHLYGKYKGCLLVAVSQDGNNNIVPIAFVIVEGETSESWHFFLSNLRQHVVTRDGVGLISDRHDSIRSAIARSHGAWSPPRAFHMFCIRHIESNFLRKFKAPYLQKLIVNIGMIFTITFTPGLSYYDERFLWWALFYVTGYSRTVREYETRYQRLRERGEAYTNWLD